The nucleotide window ACATCATAAAGTGAAAATCCTGATACTTTGTTAACTCCTGCAAAAACTCTCGCCATCGTTTTTTATAGCTTTCCACTTCTTTTTCATTTTGCTTCGGAATGGACTTCGCCTTTATACGATGATACGCCCAAACGTCGCCCCCTCTCGTCAGTAGCAAATTCCGATACATCGTTTTCATAGGCGTTTGTACGTCTGCCATCTTTTCGCTTCACCACCTCTACACATTTTTTAAAAGTTATTTTTTTATCATCCATCCACGTTACATCCCGATCATTACAATACGTCTTATTGGGCAGTTTCACTTTACGTAAATAATTGAACAATCCCCAAAGATATAAATAAATATTTTTTCCATCGGGATTGACCTTCCGCATTAACATCGTCAAAAACAACGGTAAACCAACCAAAATAATCACAAACGTCAACTCAAACGTAAACGGAAATATCAAGCGAATGACATACATCATCAATCCGGTTAGCGCCATAAAGACAAGAAAATTGATGGTTGGAATTAACTCAATCGCAATAGGTAAAGTGTATCTATCCGTCAACTGTTGAATCCGTTTGGGCTCTCGAAAGGCTGGTCGGTAGTTATAGACCACTCGCATACATTCACCTCTTTCATCAAACGTTCCTGCCAATAGCCTTGACAGGAACATCACAATCACCGTTTACAAAAGATCAATTAAGGCTTCAATCCAATCCGTGACCTGATCCCAGTTTTGAACCACAAACGTGACTGCTCCTGCAAATATACAAGCACTAACAACGGCACCAACTCTAAATTTGGCCAAATGCTTTGTAACTAAAAAAACGACGATCAATGTGATCGCCTGTGTAACGATATTCAGCGCCCAACTTTCCACTTCACCAAGATCAGGTAATGTCGCCGATCCTAAAATCATCACCCATTCAAAAAGCCCCATTTTATACCTCCTATTGAATCTCTATATTTTCAACAATATAATTTTCATTCATTCGCTCTAAATAGAGGGTCACTTCAAATTCATAATTCATCCCTGTTACGTCATCCACCATATGAACATCCGTGTAAACCGAAAATCCTTCTTCCTGTTCTTCGATCGATTCATCCACCATACCTTCATAGGCAAATGCACCATTCAAACTTTCAGGGTCTTGCATCATATACGAAAGGTCATCTTCGTCACCTGTTGCATATTGCTCAAAAAACTCATCCAAAAACGCCAATATCTCTTCCTGTTCATCCCCTACATATTCATCTACATTTCTTTCTTCTTCCTCCACCGTTACGGAAGCAGAAAGATCATCTATATCAGTAAAATATGGCTCACCGGATACGGCATACTGTCCATCATCTTCAATAATTGGAACATTCAACAATAATATTTGTTCTTCCGTCGTTCCATCCCCATTGTCACTTATATATGTGACCTCATATTCAAACACCGCTCCTTCTTCTGTTTCATCTATATGAAATAACTCAACATTATCTAACCGTCGTTCGCCCTCCATTTCAACATCAACCATATTCCATTCGCTTTCCGTATCCATGGAAACCATAAAATTTTCTAGTTCCCCACGACGTTCTTCTAATTCATCCGGATCATCACTAACATTGATATAAGCATCCACAAAGTCACGCAAGAAATAATCAGCACTCACCACATCCAAGTCTGCTTCTTCTTCCTCCCCTTCTTCTTCATCATCGACCGCCGCACGCAAATCATTGAATGTGGAACGTGTATTGATCGAAAGCATGGCAGCAAGAATGGAGAAGAAAAGCAATCCTCCGATTAACCCCCAAACCGCAAACGCTGTACGTTTTGACGTATCTTTTCGTATGCCAGCTTTCTCTTTCTCGGGTTTATGAATATTGGCTTTACGTTGTTTCATCCGTGAAAATAAATGCTTGATATTTATAAGAATTTATCCAATAGATGTTATTTTTTCTTTTTTGATTTTCCAAACAAACCTATTCCAGCAGCTATGGCAATACCTATAGCGACCCAGACACCAGTACCCATCGTTTCCGCCCCCCTTGTCTAATTAGGTTTCCTTATTCCTTTCTCAAATTTAGATGAATCTTTTCTACACCCCATTTATAATATAATATTTTCATTTATTTGCTCAATATCCAAATCCAACTACCTCCAATACACTTGCACCAATTTTTCCTAGGGTTCTTCTGATCCCACCCGAACCAAATAAAACTATACATACCGAAAATCGCTGAGTATATCACATAGTCCCTTATATATTCGGGCTCCATGGTAATCCCCTTCCAATTTTATTATTAAACAGTCATGACCCTAAAAGCGAAAGTGTTGCAATCTTATACCGAAATAATTGCATTTGCTTCGTGATGTGTACACGGTCATGTTAATAATTTTCCACCATACGTCCACTTTCGCCATAAGTATTCCAGCGGACCTTGCTTGAATTTTTTTAAATAAAAGTGACTGAGTATTAATTGTATGATGTAGATAGCGATGGCCAACAAGAATCCGCCTCCGATCGATACTTGGCCGAAAAGTCCAAGGCCAAATCCGTAAAAAATTGATACACCAATCAACGTTTGCAACAAGTAATTGGTGAGCGCCATTCGTCCAACTGCCGCGATGGGCATGAAAAGCTTCAGCCTGCCACCTGAATGTAAAAGGAGTACCAATGCGGAAACATAGAACAACATCAGGATCGGTCCCGCTAAAAAGTGCAATCCTTCTGAAATACCGTAACTGATTGAAGCCGGAAGTGGACCCAATCCATATTTAAGACCTACGACGATGGCTACTGAGGCAAGGCCACTCCAGCAGGAATGTATGCAGATTTTTTTCCAGCGATTGAGGTTTGCTGCAACGTCATGAAACATTCTCGTTTTTCCCATGTAAAGTCCGATCAGGAATAGCGGTAAAATCCCCGGAACGGTGAGAAAGACATTGAACAGCACGGGCACGACCTCGTTGACGAAACGATATTGTAAAATCTCCATATATGTCCCTTCCATCATCGTTGTTATCGCCATCCCCCGTGTATCATTTTGAACAAATTCATCCGTCCCCATCATCGATAACATCAATCCGGATACAGTCAGCATTGCTGTCAAGATAAAGGTACCGATGCCAAGCATCAACACTGCCCATAGCAATATGGTTCGTGGTTTCCGATTGATGAACAACAATAACAAAAAACCTGCCAATGCATAAGTGTGCAAAATATCCCCAGTCCACAAGAAGACCAGATGAATCAAACCAATCACCAATAAAAAAACCAAACGCCTTGAAAATAGCCGACCTGCCGATAAGCCTTTTTGACGTAACCTATCATAAAAAATAAAGAACCCGAGACCAAATAGCAGAGAGAACATGGGATAGAATTTATTGTCGATAAAAAAGCTAACAAATATGCTGACAATTTGATTGAACATTCCATCTGGCAAGACGGCACCTGTGAACATCAATTTTGTTTCGTCAGCGAACAACGTTTTAAACACGTACATATTCGCAATAATAATTCCTAACACCGCGATTCCTCGTATGATATCTAGCGTATGAATCCGCTCATTTTTCTTAATCGCATTTGCACTCATAGTAGCCCCCATTATTTTACTATTATTAGATCAAAACATTAATTCTTCATTTATGGATATTAAAACCTTCAACAAGTTGGCTTTTGTTACATAATTGAGCGAATTACTCATTTTCATCGCTATCTCTTGAATATAAGTTATGAAGCAGGGTTGCTGTTTCATCAATGAGCTCGTCACTAACGATATCTGCACCGATTGATCGCATTATTTCTTGTACAAACTTCAACCGTTGATATAATTTTTCTTCATCAGCTTTGAAAATCACGGGATCACAATAAATATTGAGTAATAAAAAGAAAACCTCTGCACTTTCAACCGGATATTTTGTAGCAATAGATCCGTCTGCCAATCCTTTTTTCATAATATCCGAAAATACGGGAGCACTATTTTCTATGGAATCTTTCATGATTGATACGATAAAATCAGGACTCTTTATTTGTGTGCTTAATACTTTATCAAAAGCACGCGCTTCCTGATCTGCTATATTTTTTTCCAAGATCGCGGTTAATTTCTCTCTTTCTGATTGTGCATCGACTGTACCCATCCACTTATTCAAGCTTTCTTTTACGCTACTGGCCTTGTTTTCTTTGACAGCATTTATAATTTCATCTTTCGAATTAAAATGATGATAAATACCGCCTTTAGATATCTCAAGCGTATTTGCAATATCTTGCATGCTTGTTTTTTCGTAGCCTTTTTCCATAAACAACCGAACCGCCGTTGCCATAATATTTTCCTTTGTCTGTTTTGGATTATATTTTCTGCCCATGTTTTATTCACTCCAATTGCCAATTTAATTCCGAATGGTCGGTTTTAAATTTACTCGAAAATATTGTTAATGTCAAGACAAATTCGGAAATTTTATTAAGTGTAGCTTTAAAATAAAGATCGATCAAAAATACCTCACAAAGCTGTATATTATTGTAAACAAAAAAGAATCCATTTTGATCAATCTTTTTCAAAATGGATTCTTTCTTTGTGGAGTATTGTTCAATTTTTATAAAAAAGTTTGATCACTTTCTAATGCGATCTTAAACAATCGCGCCTCGTTTGTTTAAATGTGTTTATTTGTCTTCAAATTTTAGGGCATCCACGTACTGTTTGCCTTCCACCAATGAAAGCCCTAATGTTTCTCTTACCTTTTTCACCGCTTTAACATCTTCACCATCTTTAATTAATTTTCGCAACTCATCATTAATTGGATTCTCAGGAATGTTTACCTGCTCAGAGATTTGGTCTAGAGTGTACTTTAAGCCTTTAAGACGACCATCAAGTTTAATGACAGTAAAAAGTAAATAAAGACCAATAATTAAAAGCAATATTTCTATAAAGTTAAATTCCATATTGAAAATCCCCTAATTTTTCACAGTTTTCTTCGACAATTTGGTTCTTCTCGTGAAGAGCGCAATCCCTGTTATTCCAGAATTGTGCCTCGATTGTTGCGCAAAAGAAAATTGCTTGCTGTCCTGTAAGGCACTAAATGAAAACACCTTCAATACGAAGTAATTGCTTTTTCATTTCTAAGCCTCCAGCGTATCCAGTCAAACTTTTACTTTTGCCAATAACCCGGTGACATGGAAATATAATCGGGAACGGATTTATACTGTTTGCATGCCCTACGGCACGAATAGCTTGCGGTCGATTAATCAAACGAGCAATTTCAGAATACGATTTTGTTTCCCCATAAGGAATCGCTTGCAATGCTTTCCATGACTGTTTTTGAAAAAATGTTCCTTCAAGTTCAAATGGTAGCTCAAAATCCTTGCGTTCCCCGCCAACATATTCTTGAAACTGTTGCCGAATCGGTTTTCCTAGCTCAGAGCTTTTTTTAACAGCATTATTTTCCTTAAAAGTAAACCAATGATGGTCAGTTAATAATATGCGCACGAGCGTTCCATTTTCCCTTAAAACAAATCTTAAACATCCTATATCTGTTTGATATTCGTCATAGACCATAGCTGAAATCCTTTCTATACTGTTGGGGTGTACACTGTGTCTGTTTTTGAAAAGCATGATAAAAACTTGAGGCGTTTTGAAACCCTACTTCATAACAAATATCAATAATTGATCGGTCAGTGTTTATTAAAAGCTCAACGGCCTTACGTACACGTATGTGCTCTAAAAAGGAGCGTGGCGTTTTTGACGTTTGCTTTTTAAAAACTCGCCCTAAATAATAGGGGCTTATACCGATATGTTGCGCTATTTGCGTCAATGTAAGGTTTTCCATATAATTCGCTTGAATATATGCCTTCGTATCATTAATGAGATCCATTTGGGGATCAAAGTTTATCATATCCGGTTGGCATCTTTTGCAGGGACGAAAACCTGCACATTTTGCTTCTTCTGCTGTTGGAAAAAAGGTGATATTTTCTTTATTGGGGCATCTTGACTTACAAGAAGGGCGGCAAAAAATTCCTGTTGTTTTCACCGCATAGAAAAACTGGCCGTCATATGAATGGTCACAGCTGTTAGCGATTTTTACCATGTCATTGAAAGAAAACTCTGCATGAACAACCATGTCGCTCAGCTCCTGTCTCTTCATTATTTTAACGCCTTTTATTAAAAAAGAACATGTAAGCTACATATATAGAAATGACCACCAATGGAACAATGATGTATGACCGAAAAAACGGGAGGACGAGGGCACATAAAATCATGGCGATCAATGAACAAATCCACGGCAATGTTCCTTTTCTAAATAGCTTAACACCAGCGGCCATTGAAAGAATATAAACAAGAATCCCCAAGGACGTTGGAATAAATAAAATATCATTAAACGTAAGAGAAAAAGCGTTTGTCATGAACACTCCCGCCCCTGCGAACATAACGACAAACAAAACCATACGTCTTGATATTTGGATTTTTGAGTGTAACACCGAAAAATAAGAAGGAAAAGCCCCATCTCTACTTAGTGAATAACCAAGCTGAGTAAGACTTGCGACAAATGCGTTTGTTGTTCCTGTACAAATGATGAAAGCGAGAATACCGGTCAGCAATTGAGCATGTAAACCAAACGTATCATTTATAATAACGGCAATAGGCGATAAATCACTCTCCATATCACCGTACGTGCCTGTGCCAATGGTTATAAAACTAAGGGCAAGAAAAAGCACACCAATAATTATAGCACTTATAATAGTACTTCTAACGATGTTTTGATTGGGATTCTTAAAATTGTTTGCAAGGTTACAAATCGCCTCCCAACCAAAAAAAGCCCAAAAAATGGCGGTTATAGCAGATCCGATTGAACCACTTCCTCTAGGGAAAAAAGGGCTAAATTGATCCCAACTTATACTAGGAATAGCCAATACAATCGTTACTACTAACAGAAGAAATAAACAACCACTTAACAGTAATGCCAATTTGCCACTTACTCGAATGCCATAATAGTTAGTGATTCCGGCAATAACCAACATCAATATGGCAGCAAACGTTATCTCCATCTGTGAAAAATCAAAGGCATTTCCTAAATAATAAGCGCCTGTTAAAGCAACAATGGTTTGTCCGACTGCTGCTGTAACAAAATAGAACCATCCAATAATATTTCCTAAATGTTCCCCGAATGAATACCTTACAAAAGTGGCAGCCCCTCCAGCGTCTGGGTATTCTCGCGCTAAACAAGCAAACGAATAAGCCAGGGGAAAACTAATCATAATCACGATCATCCAAGATAATATGGACGCTGGCCCGGCTATTGAGGCTGTAACACTGGATAAAAAAAGGACACCAGATCCTAAGACCGTTGCAATATATAAAGCAATCCCTTGAAATAATCCAATTGATGTATTGGTCATGTAGTCACCTCTTTTCTACATGCAATATACCAATATAAGATTAAGGTACGCTTCCGGATTTTTGCGGTCTAATTTATTAAAGTTTCTAATGGCTGTTCTGAACTATTATGTTAACGATGAATCAACATTTAAGAAGGTTTTTAAGATGCCATTTATTCCAGATAATCGCTCTTTTCTGGTACAACCTTTATTCCACAAAAGCGCTACGTTTATAGAACAGTCCAAACTTATATTAGCTGGTATCATTAGAGGTAGAGCCAATAGCTTAAAAATCAATTTACAATGATTATCGAGCGAACTAACTGATTTTAGCTTGCATGAGTTCGTATATCTTACGAGCAGTATTAACATTTCTTACCGTAACTTGTTTGTATAATTTTGATCCAACAATCTTTGACATTCCGCTTTTGGTTACATTTTTCTTCTCAACAGACCATAGAATCGCTCCGGGAACATATTTCACCGTGTCAATATTTGGTTTGATAACCACATTCTCAAGAACGGACTCATCATCAATTTCATCCCATAAAAACATAACGTCACTTTTGCTGTCTTTGTCATTTTTCCACGTGTCAGGAATAGCATTAATGATTCGTCTGACATCATCAACGCTACGAACTACTACTTTAATTTGTAACCCGAAATCATAATGTATTGCTTCTTCCAATATACTTGATAGCTCAGCTTTTGATATTCCTTTACATGAAAAAATAATATTACCTGTATTGATATATGTCACCACATCATTCATCTCGGCTTTTTCAAACGTTTGTTTAAGTAATTTCATGTCAACTTTATTTTTCCCGCCCACATTAATCCCCCGAAGAAGAGCAATATAAACCATAACAATCCCCCTTGAGCCCTTTAACGTAACAAATTAGTTCGTCGCTTGTCTGTCATAAAGATACATAATATAATCCGTCGGTACGCTAGGATAACCTTGTTGGCGTATCATCGCGGTAAGATTCCCACGGTGATAGGTACCATGATTGACGACATGCTGTACGAGTTCTGAAAGATGTGTTTCCAGCCGTCCGAAAGTCGGATGTTCTGCAATAATAGGCTTGTCCATATCTTCTTCACTATTGAAAAAGGCTCTATACATTTTGGCTAACTCTTCATACAGGGTTTCCATTTCTTCGATACCCTTATCCTTTGTCTTTTCTTGCGCCTGTATAATGGAAGATTGAACCTCATCCATGCTATTCTCCCGCATTACACCAAGGTATATTGTATCCGTCATATAAACATGAACAAGCGTCTCCGCAATTGAGGGAAAAACACTTTGAATTTCCTGGGTGTAAACACTAGGAGGCAGCTCTTTTAACCTTTCGAAAAATCTGTTATTTGCCCAGATATGATAGTCATACAACTGTAAGGCACGGTGTTTCATTTAAGACTCCTCCTTAATTATTCGCCTTATTATGGCTTTATTCTATCATAAAACCTTATTCAACAATCTGGCCTTTTTGTGGTACAACTTTTATTCCACAAAAGCGCTCGATTGGGGAATAACCTTTTATAAATTTGTATTACATATTTTTACGGAAGTACATAATGGATATAGCATTAATGAGAATGAGTAGGGATAATACTGCAACTATAACGACTCCTAGTATTTCAGCAGAAATATTTAAAAATCCTACTACTAAAACTAAAATTGCAAAAATAAGAAATAAAAAACTCATAGTAATATATGAAGCTTTAGCAAGTATGAACTTCCCTCTTTCATCTGTCCCTTCCTCCTTTGAAAAGCTAATGTACTTGCCTAAACCAAAACCTGCTATAATCACCGATATAACAATAAGTACATTGACCATTAACTGTCACCCTTTCTCTTATAAGTAAAAATATCTTCAATCTGCTTATCAAATAATAAAGCAATTTCAAAAGCTAATTTTAAAGATGGATTATATTTGTTGGATTCTAAAGAATAAATCGTCTGTCTAGTTACATTAAGTTGATCCGCAACGTATTTTTGGGTCCAACGTTTTTCTGCTCTGAGGATATATATATTATTGAATAAATCATTCTCTTCTTTCATTAACTCACCACACTAAAAAATAATGTAAAAAATATATTACTTAAGTAAAGTTTACATTACATTCATTCGTATGTCAAATTTAAAATAAAAAAAAAAAGGGAGTAGTTTAAACTACTCTCTTTTCTTCAACAAAATGGCCCGATTGTTGAATAGTAATTCTTACATTTCCATGTTAACATCAAAGCCTTTACACAGCTAATTATTTTTATTGTATGTAGCTGTTCTCCATTTGCAGTGACGAAACAATGACGACTTCATCACTTTATATGCTGTGTATGATCAATACCTTTTCTAAAAGCGTTGATTTCCCTCGGTTTTAATCTCAAATATCACTTATATTTCTTCCGGTCTCCCATGGTAAGGATGAGGTCTTTCCTATGAGGTATTTCTCCGGCTTTTAGAATAGCCAACAGTTGGCATGAAAGAAAATGATTGATACTATAAAGTGAAACTACCTCTATAAGAAGAAATGAGTGATGATTGATGAGTTATACGATTTATCTTGTTGAAGATGAAGAAAACTTATCAGAGGCACTAAGGGCTTATATGGAAAAAGAAGGATGGACGGTAAAACTGTTTCAAGATGGCGATAAAGCACAAGAATCCGTAGAAGAAAGGCCACATTTATGGGTGCTTGACATTATGCTTCCGGGGACAGACGGTTATCAAATTTTAAAAACGATTCGCGAAATCCAGGGGGATATTCCGGTTATTTTTATTTCTGCCAGAGACCAAGATTTGGATCGGGTGCTTGGATTGGAAATGGGGAGCGATGATTACATATCCAAGCCCTTTTTGCCACAAGAACTGATTATTCGTGTCAAGAAATTGTTGACACGTGTGTATGGTTCCGAATCCGAAGAAAACAAAACGGTTGATTTAAATGATTATACGATCGATCCGGAGGCTCGAACGGTCATAGATGAACAAAATGACAAACAAGTCGTTGATTTGACGACAAAAGAAATGGACCTGATTTTGTTACTGACGGTTCAAGTAGGCAAAGCCCTTTCCCGCGAGGATATTATTGAGGAAGTATGGGGAGAGAACTATTACGGTTCTGAACGAGCGGTGGATGATGTCGTGCGGAGAGTGCGCAAAAAGATGCCTCGCATCCACCTTGAAACATTGTATGGGTATGGGTATAGGATTCTATCGTCATGATGCGGATGAATCTTACTCGGAGAATATGGTTATCTTTTCTTTCTTTGCTCGTTTTGGTCGGCTTGTCGATGATCATTATTTATCCGATATCGATTCAAGGGACACTCACGGAAGAAACCTATCGAATCATTGAACAACAACAAAGGCAATTAGTCAATCCATTCAGCGAGCAATTTTCACCGCCGGATCCGGATGATGCGCTTATTGACCCTTCTTCACGGGCGGTGGGCCACATCTTTGTTGCCGATCAAGTGGCCGGTACCAGAGTCGAGGAAGAAATACCGACAGAATTGGAAGAAGCCTATCAAGATATGTTTGCGCAAGCTTTTGCACAAGAGTCGGAAACCGGTCGCTATGAATTCACATATCAAGATTCCACGGTGTTTTACGTTGTGACGCGTATTGATGCAAGTGAAGATGATGAGATAGACGAGGCTTATTATATTTCCTTTATGTGGGATGCCTATCGTGATTCAATGGTTAATCAGCTTTGGGAGAACCTTGTTTATTTAATGCTGATCACTTCAGCGTTAAGTTTGCTTCCGGTCCTTTGGCTCACCCGTTATCTGCGGAAGCCTTTGCGCTTGCTTGGGAATCATTTTGAGCAAATTGCAAAACGAAACTGGAAGGAGCCTTTTCATTGGGAAGGCGATGATGATTTCCAAAAACTATCGGATCAATTTGAGCTCATGCGCCAGAACTTGATCCGATACGACGACGCCCAAAAAACGTTTATGCAACATGCATCCCATGAACTGAAGACACCGATCACGGTTGTGAAGACGTATGCGCAATCCGTGAAAGACGGCGTGCTCCCGAAAAACACGGTGGAAGAATCGATGGATGTCATTCTTCAGGAATCGGATCGCATGGATAAACGGGTCAAAGACATGCTCTATTTTACAAAATTGGGGAACTTAAAAGAAGAAACCATTAACCTTGAAGAAATATCGTTTGGGGCATTGGCCTATGAATTAGAGGAACGTTACCGACTGCAAAGGGATGATCTTGATTTCATCGTAGAAGGTGCGGCCATTCGCTTTCAAGGAGACCCTGAACACATACAAATATTACTGGAAAACCTCATTGAAAATGCATTGCGCTATGCAAAAAGTGCCATTTGGATTCGTGCTGAACAAACGGATCATTACGTGACGTTGATTGTTGAAAATGACGGGAAAACCATTAGCGAAGAAGATATGGAAACGATGTTTGAACCTTTTCGGAAAGGCAATAAAGGTCAATTTGGACTCGGGCTTGCCATTGTTCGGCAAATTACGGAGCTACATCGCGGGCGTCACGGCGTCTTTAACGCGAATGGCAGGGTGTCTTTTCAAATGACCTTGCCGCGTCAACCATAAACAGGGAGGGAGAGAAGGGCGAGCATAAATCGTGAATTGTTTGCCTGCCACAATGATGGAAAAAGGAATTTATTACGGGAAAGCCGGCGATAAAATTGATCGCCACTTGCTCATTCGTCAAGCGACACGAGGGATAGCCAGCAACGGAAAGCCGTTTTTAACGTTGCGATTATCGGATAATAGCGGCGATATTGAGGCGAAATTATGGGGAGTCAAACCGGAAGACGAACGTACGTATACCGGAAAAACGATTGTTTCTATACAGGGAGAAGTTTTCGATTATCGCGGGCGTTTGCAGTTAAAAATTGCCCGGATACGACCGGTAAGCGATCAAGATCAAGTGAAAATAGAGGATCTCGTACCGACGGCCCCTATGAAAAAAACGGATATGTTTGAACACATCAATCAGTTTGTTTTTGATATCGAAAACGCTAAAATCCAACGAATGACACGTTTTTTGCTTAAAAAGCACCAACATGCATTTTTGGACGCTCCGGCAGCAACGAGAAATCACCATGAGTTTATGTCCGGACTTGCTTATCACGTCGTATGTATGCTTCAGCTCGCCCAATCGGTTGTGCAATTGTATCCCAGTTTGAACAAAGATTTGCTTTATGCCGGGATCATCTTACACGATCTTGGCAAAGTGCGAGAATTGTCGGGACCGATTGACACGGAATATACGATTGAGGGAAACCTGATCGGGCATATCTCTCTTATGGCTGCAGAAATCCGGCAAACAGCCTCTGAATTGAAAATTGAAGGGGAAGAACCGATGTTGCTGGAACACCTTATTCTAAGCCACCACGGAAAAGGAGAATGGGGAAGCCCGAAACCTCCGCTTTTACGAGAAGCGGAAATTCTGCACTATATCGATAATCTTGATGCAAAAATGAATATGATGGATCGGGCGTTGGGAAAAACCGAAGAGGGCCATTTCACAGAACGTATCCCCGCTTTGGAAAATCGGACATTTTACAAGCCGAAAAATATTTAAAAGAGCATACAAGCCCTTCCGCCCTCATAAAGTAAAAGAAGAGGATTCGCAGAAGGGGTGGTCGATTTGCAAGAACGGTCCAAACGTATGCTGTTAACGCTTGTGATTATAT belongs to Salicibibacter cibi and includes:
- a CDS encoding response regulator transcription factor, whose amino-acid sequence is MSYTIYLVEDEENLSEALRAYMEKEGWTVKLFQDGDKAQESVEERPHLWVLDIMLPGTDGYQILKTIREIQGDIPVIFISARDQDLDRVLGLEMGSDDYISKPFLPQELIIRVKKLLTRVYGSESEENKTVDLNDYTIDPEARTVIDEQNDKQVVDLTTKEMDLILLLTVQVGKALSREDIIEEVWGENYYGSERAVDDVVRRVRKKMPRIHLETLYGYGYRILSS
- a CDS encoding sensor histidine kinase — protein: MMRMNLTRRIWLSFLSLLVLVGLSMIIIYPISIQGTLTEETYRIIEQQQRQLVNPFSEQFSPPDPDDALIDPSSRAVGHIFVADQVAGTRVEEEIPTELEEAYQDMFAQAFAQESETGRYEFTYQDSTVFYVVTRIDASEDDEIDEAYYISFMWDAYRDSMVNQLWENLVYLMLITSALSLLPVLWLTRYLRKPLRLLGNHFEQIAKRNWKEPFHWEGDDDFQKLSDQFELMRQNLIRYDDAQKTFMQHASHELKTPITVVKTYAQSVKDGVLPKNTVEESMDVILQESDRMDKRVKDMLYFTKLGNLKEETINLEEISFGALAYELEERYRLQRDDLDFIVEGAAIRFQGDPEHIQILLENLIENALRYAKSAIWIRAEQTDHYVTLIVENDGKTISEEDMETMFEPFRKGNKGQFGLGLAIVRQITELHRGRHGVFNANGRVSFQMTLPRQP
- the yhaM gene encoding 3'-5' exoribonuclease YhaM, with product MEKGIYYGKAGDKIDRHLLIRQATRGIASNGKPFLTLRLSDNSGDIEAKLWGVKPEDERTYTGKTIVSIQGEVFDYRGRLQLKIARIRPVSDQDQVKIEDLVPTAPMKKTDMFEHINQFVFDIENAKIQRMTRFLLKKHQHAFLDAPAATRNHHEFMSGLAYHVVCMLQLAQSVVQLYPSLNKDLLYAGIILHDLGKVRELSGPIDTEYTIEGNLIGHISLMAAEIRQTASELKIEGEEPMLLEHLILSHHGKGEWGSPKPPLLREAEILHYIDNLDAKMNMMDRALGKTEEGHFTERIPALENRTFYKPKNI